A single Ziziphus jujuba cultivar Dongzao chromosome 11, ASM3175591v1 DNA region contains:
- the LOC107405050 gene encoding large ribosomal subunit protein uL4, giving the protein MASTAVVRPLVTIQTLEGDMATDSPQTLPLPDVMKASIRPDILNFVHSNISKNSRQPYAVSKRAGHQTSAESWGTGRAVSRIPRVPGGGTHRAGQGAFGNMCRGGRMFAPTKIWRRWHRKINVNQKRYAVVSAIAASAIPSLVLARGHRIESVPELPLVVSDSAEGVEKTSAAIKVLKQVGAFPDAEKAKDSHSIRPGKGKMRNRRYINRKGPLIVYGTEGAKLVKAFRNIPGIDIVNVERLNLLKLAPGGHLGRFVIWTKSAFEKLDSIYGSFEKPSEKKKGYVLPRAKMVNADLARIINSDEVQSVVRPIKKDVKRSILKKNPLKNLNTMLRLNPYAKTARRMALLAEAQRVKSKKEKLDRKRKPITKEEAAAIKSAGKAWYQTMISDSDYTEFENFSKWLGVSQ; this is encoded by the coding sequence ATGGCTTCAACAGCCGTAGTTCGTCCCCTTGTCACCATCCAAACCCTCGAAGGCGACATGGCCACCGATTCTCCCCAAACCCTACCTTTACCAGACGTTATGAAGGCCTCCATTCGACCAGACATCCTCAACTTCGTTCACTCCAACATTTCCAAAAACAGCCGCCAACCATACGCCGTCAGCAAGCGCGCCGGCCACCAGACCTCCGCCGAATCCTGGGGTACCGGACGAGCTGTTTCTCGTATCCCCCGCGTTCCCGGCGGTGGAACTCACCGCGCCGGTCAGGGAGCTTTCGGGAACATGTGCAGGGGCGGCCGGATGTTCGCTCCGACGAAGATCTGGCGCCGATGGCACAGGAAAATCAACGTCAATCAGAAACGATATGCCGTTGTTTCAGCCATTGCTGCATCTGCTATTCCTTCTCTGGTCTTGGCTCGCGGGCATAGGATCGAGTCGGTTCCTGAGCTTCCTCTGGTCGTCAGTGATTCCGCTGAGGGGGTCGAGAAGACCTCGGCGGCGATCAAGGTTCTGAAACAGGTCGGAGCTTTTCCCGATGCAGAGAAGGCCAAGGACAGCCATTCGATCCGGCCCGGTAAGGGTAAGATGAGGAACCGAAGGTACATCAATCGGAAAGGCCCTCTTATCGTGTACGGAACCGAGGGAGCTAAGCTCGTTAAAGCTTTCAGGAACATTCCGGGGATTGACATTGTTAATGTGGAGAGGCTCAACTTGTTGAAGCTCGCTCCTGGTGGACACCTTGGGAGGTTCGTGATTTGGACCAAATCGGCTTTCGAGAAGCTGGATTCCATTTACGGGTCGTTTGAGAAGCCGTCGGAGAAGAAGAAGGGTTATGTTCTGCCAAGAGCTAAGATGGTGAATGCTGATTTGGCTAGGATTATTAACTCCGATGAGGTTCAGTCTGTTGTGAGGCCGATCAAGAAGGATGTGAAGAGGTCAATTTTGAAGAAGAACCCGTTGAAGAATCTCAACACCATGTTGAGGTTGAACCCTTATGCCAAGACTGCTAGGAGGATGGCTCTTTTGGCTGAGGCCCAGCGAGTCAAGTCCAAGAAGGAGAAATTGGACAGGAAGAGAAAACCCATTACTAag
- the LOC107405049 gene encoding uncharacterized protein LOC107405049 isoform X1 has product MVTDSKKAFVSEKSSFLFEEEIVVVMEDIGLFNQGWKWLQSQKHIYSRARTAAIHCRDRIGMTIERHWPMVCDGCARLGKFWCFVVLYWRDCVLRGFHSFIGLSSAALLLIMWSCFLSLTSVSCLVYVLLSMGVAGAAIQYLGYTPGLFIVGLFAILILWMYANFWITGTLFIVGGYLFSLNHARLVVLMATIYAIYCVKVRVGWLGVFLSVNLSFFSNDALNYMLQWCDNVRETTNFEEQKQPETVMEDEFSGECEFSSPSDESEKLHSCKSSTKVATSTVINNQKESSATEVIKEQTNSVDEMNRILNSIDHYEALGFTRHKKIDSLTLKKEYRKRAMLVHPDKNMGSPQASESFKKLQCAYEVLSDSTKKRDYDEQLRKEESRTRSVCQRSHSTPRQDGHDYCSEESRRIQCTKCGNSHIWICTNRSKAKARWCQDCRQYHQAKDGDGWVEYKGSLVFDRPQKVEIPRAFVCAESKIFDVSEWAICQGMACRPNTHRPSFHVNMVGLEKTQRSNSSRFPWDLDAEMMDEDEEEFELWLQQALAAGLFCETSKRRKSWSPFKLHHLKGKKHRGRTSY; this is encoded by the exons ATGGTTACCGATAGCAAAAAAGCTTTTGTATCTGAGAAATCAAGCTTTTTGTTTGAGGAGGAGATTGTAGTAGTGATGGAGGATATAGGATTGTTCAACCAAGGTTGGAAATGGCTACAATCGCAGAAGCATATATACTCGAGAGCAAGAACTGCGGCTATCCATTGCAGAGACAGAATTGGGATGACCATAGAGAGACACTGGCCGATGGTGTGCGATGGATGTGCCAGGCTAGGGAAGTTTTGGTGCTTTGTGGTCCTTTATTGGAGGGACTGTGTTTTAAGAGGTTTCCATTCGTTTATAGGACTGAGTTCTGCTGCTCTGCTACTTATCATGTGGAGTTGCTTTCTTAGTTTGACTTCAGTGTCATGCTTGGTTTATGTACTTCTTAGTAtg ggAGTTGCTGGAGCTGCTATACAGTACTTGGGTTACACTCCTGGACTTTTTATTGTAGGCCTCTTTGCTATTCTGATTTTATGGATGTATGCCAACTTTTGGATAACAGGAACACTGTTTATAGTCGGAG GTTATTTGTTCTCTCTAAATCATGCACGTTTGGTGGTCTTAATGGCAACAATATATGCTATTTATTGTGTCAAAGTTCGAGTTGGATGGCTTGGTGTTTTTCTCTCAGTCAACCTTTCGTTCTTCTCTAACGATGCTTTAAATTATATGCTCCAATGGTGTGATAATGTGAGGGAAACCACAAACTTTGAGGAGCAGAAACAACCAGAAACTGTTATGGAAGATGAATTTTCTGGAGAGTGTGAATTCTCTAGTCCAAGTGATGAATCTGAAAAATTACACTCTTGTAAATCATCCACTAAAGTGGCTACTTCAACTGTGATTAATAACCAGAAAGAATCTTCTGCTACGGAGGTGATCAAAGAGCAAACAAATTCAGTTGATGAGATGAACAGAATTTTAAATAGCATCGATCATTATGAAGCACTTGGATTTACTCGACACAAAAAGATTGATTCTTTGACTCTAAAAAAGGAATACCGGAAAagg GCCATGCTTGTGCATCCTGATAAAAATATGGGAAGTCCACAAGCAAGTGAATCGTTTAAGAAACTTCAATGTGCATATGAG GTTCTTTCTGATTCGACGAAGAAGAGAGACTATGATGAGCAGTTAAGAAAGGAAGAATCCAGGACTAGGAGTGTCTGCCAGAGGTCTCATAGCACTCCACGTCAG GATGGTCATGATTATTGCTCAGAAGAATCCAGACGTATACAGTGCACCAAATGTGGAAATTCTCATATTTGGATATGCACCAACCGGAGTAAAGCCAAGGCAAGATGGTGCCAG GATTGCCGTCAATATCACCAAGCTAAGGATGGAGATGGATGGGTTGAATACAAAGGCTCTCTGGTCTTTGATAGGCCTCAGaag GTGGAAATACCCCGTGCATTTGTTTGTGCCGAAAGTAAAATCTTTGATGTGTCAGAATGGGCTATTTGTCAG GGAATGGCATGTCGACCTAACACTCATCGGCCCAGCTTCCATGTGAACATGGTTGGGTTGGAGAAAACCCAAAGATCCAACTCAAGTAGATTCCCTTGGGATTTGGATGCTGAAATGATGGATGAGGATGAAGAAGAATTTGAGCTATGGCTTCAGCAGGCCCTAGCTGCTGGCCTCTTCTGTGAGACCTCTAAACGCAGAAAGAGCTGGAGCCCATTCAAGTTGCATCACTTGAAAGGAAAGAAGCATCGTGGAAGAACATCATATTGA
- the LOC107405049 gene encoding uncharacterized protein LOC107405049 isoform X2, producing the protein MYANFWITGTLFIVGGYLFSLNHARLVVLMATIYAIYCVKVRVGWLGVFLSVNLSFFSNDALNYMLQWCDNVRETTNFEEQKQPETVMEDEFSGECEFSSPSDESEKLHSCKSSTKVATSTVINNQKESSATEVIKEQTNSVDEMNRILNSIDHYEALGFTRHKKIDSLTLKKEYRKRAMLVHPDKNMGSPQASESFKKLQCAYEVLSDSTKKRDYDEQLRKEESRTRSVCQRSHSTPRQDGHDYCSEESRRIQCTKCGNSHIWICTNRSKAKARWCQDCRQYHQAKDGDGWVEYKGSLVFDRPQKVEIPRAFVCAESKIFDVSEWAICQGMACRPNTHRPSFHVNMVGLEKTQRSNSSRFPWDLDAEMMDEDEEEFELWLQQALAAGLFCETSKRRKSWSPFKLHHLKGKKHRGRTSY; encoded by the exons ATGTATGCCAACTTTTGGATAACAGGAACACTGTTTATAGTCGGAG GTTATTTGTTCTCTCTAAATCATGCACGTTTGGTGGTCTTAATGGCAACAATATATGCTATTTATTGTGTCAAAGTTCGAGTTGGATGGCTTGGTGTTTTTCTCTCAGTCAACCTTTCGTTCTTCTCTAACGATGCTTTAAATTATATGCTCCAATGGTGTGATAATGTGAGGGAAACCACAAACTTTGAGGAGCAGAAACAACCAGAAACTGTTATGGAAGATGAATTTTCTGGAGAGTGTGAATTCTCTAGTCCAAGTGATGAATCTGAAAAATTACACTCTTGTAAATCATCCACTAAAGTGGCTACTTCAACTGTGATTAATAACCAGAAAGAATCTTCTGCTACGGAGGTGATCAAAGAGCAAACAAATTCAGTTGATGAGATGAACAGAATTTTAAATAGCATCGATCATTATGAAGCACTTGGATTTACTCGACACAAAAAGATTGATTCTTTGACTCTAAAAAAGGAATACCGGAAAagg GCCATGCTTGTGCATCCTGATAAAAATATGGGAAGTCCACAAGCAAGTGAATCGTTTAAGAAACTTCAATGTGCATATGAG GTTCTTTCTGATTCGACGAAGAAGAGAGACTATGATGAGCAGTTAAGAAAGGAAGAATCCAGGACTAGGAGTGTCTGCCAGAGGTCTCATAGCACTCCACGTCAG GATGGTCATGATTATTGCTCAGAAGAATCCAGACGTATACAGTGCACCAAATGTGGAAATTCTCATATTTGGATATGCACCAACCGGAGTAAAGCCAAGGCAAGATGGTGCCAG GATTGCCGTCAATATCACCAAGCTAAGGATGGAGATGGATGGGTTGAATACAAAGGCTCTCTGGTCTTTGATAGGCCTCAGaag GTGGAAATACCCCGTGCATTTGTTTGTGCCGAAAGTAAAATCTTTGATGTGTCAGAATGGGCTATTTGTCAG GGAATGGCATGTCGACCTAACACTCATCGGCCCAGCTTCCATGTGAACATGGTTGGGTTGGAGAAAACCCAAAGATCCAACTCAAGTAGATTCCCTTGGGATTTGGATGCTGAAATGATGGATGAGGATGAAGAAGAATTTGAGCTATGGCTTCAGCAGGCCCTAGCTGCTGGCCTCTTCTGTGAGACCTCTAAACGCAGAAAGAGCTGGAGCCCATTCAAGTTGCATCACTTGAAAGGAAAGAAGCATCGTGGAAGAACATCATATTGA
- the LOC107411398 gene encoding sugar transport protein 10: MAGGATVSYGGGQNYNGGVTAYVVFTCMVAAMGGLIFGYDLGISGGVTSMQPFLEKFFPSVEKKKERAESGAENAYCKFDNAALTLFTSSLYLAALVASFFASSVTKLFGRKPSMFVGGLIFLIGSILNAIAQNVALLILGRILLGVGVGFANQSVPVYLSEMAPAKLRGALNMGFQMAITIGILVANLVNYGTNKISGGWGWRLSLGLAGVPAILMTVGSFFLPETPNSIIERGNMEKAKRMLQKIRGTNDVDEELRDLMEASEASKKVQHPWRNILKPKYRPQLVICSLIPFFQQLTGINVIMFYAPVLFQTLGFEDNSSLMSSVITGIVNVVATLVSIFTVDKFGRRILFLEGGAQMLVCQIAVGIMIGVKFGTNGQGSLPNSEADLLLFFICAYVAAFAWSWGPLGWLVPSEICPLEIRAAGQAINVSVNMFFTFFIAELFLKLLCHMKFGLFFFFAIFVVIMTVFIAFFMPETKGVPIEEVNRVWKAHWFWGRYVSDEPNMNDEHEMDTVAPNQGA; this comes from the exons ATGGCAGGAGGTGCAACTGTTAGCTATGGAGGAGGCCAAAACTACAATGGTGGTGTGACTGCCTATGTTGTGTTCACTTGTATGGTTGCTGCTATGGGAGGTCTCATATTTGGTTATGATCTTGGAATTTCAG GGGGAGTTACCTCTATGCAACCTTTCTTGGAGAAGTTCTTCCCATCagtagaaaagaagaaagagagagccGAATCAGGTGCTGAAAATGCATATTGCAAATTTGATAACGCTGCTCTTACGTTGTTCACCTCCTCACTTTATCTCGCTGCTTTGGTTGCTTCCTTTTTCGCATCATCGGTCACGAAACTCTTTGGCCGAAAGCCTTCCATGTTTGTAGGGGGTCTAATTTTTCTCATAGGTTCCATCCTAAATGCAATTGCTCAAAACGTTGCATTATTGATCCTCGGCCGTATATTGCTCGGTGTTGGTGTTGGATTCGCTAATCAGTCCGTTCCAGTGTACCTATCCGAAATGGCACCTGCAAAGCTTAGAGGAGCACTCAACATGGGATTCCAAATGGCAATCACCATCGGCATCCTCGTCGCGAACCTTGTTAATTACGGCACTAATAAGATTAGCGGCGGATGGGGTTGGAGACTCTCTTTAGGTCTTGCAGGCGTCCCTGCAATATTAATGACTGTTGGTTCATTTTTCTTGCCCGAGACTCCAAATTCGATCATTGAGAGAGGTAACATGGAGAAAGCCAAAAGAATGTTGCAAAAGATTCGCGGCACTAATGACGTCGATGAAGAACTTCGTGATCTTATGGAAGCGAGTGAGGCATCAAAGAAAGTGCAACACCCATGGAGGAACATCCTTAAACCGAAATACAGGCCTCAACTAGTGATATGCAGCCTCATACCATTCTTTCAACAGCTAACGGGCATAAATGTGATCATGTTTTATGCACCTGTTCTTTTCCAGACTTTAGGGTTTGAAGACAACTCTTCCCTTATGTCATCTGTCATAACTGGTATAGTTAATGTGGTTGCCACTTTAGTTTCGATCTTTACAGTTGATAAGTTTGGTAGAAGGATTTTGTTCCTTGAAGGTGGCGCTCAGATGCTTGTGTGCCAG ATAGCGGTTGGAATTATGATCGGGGTGAAATTCGGTACCAATGGACAAGGATCATTACCGAATTCGGAAGCCGATTTGCTATTGTTCTTCATTTGTGCATATGTAGCTGCATTTGCTTGGTCATGGGGACCATTGGGATGGTTAGTTCCCAGTGAGATTTGTCCGTTGGAAATCCGAGCAGCAGGACAAGCGATCAACGTTTCGGTTAACATGTTCTTTACCTTCTTCATTGCAGAACTCTTCCTAAAACTACTTTGTCACATGAAATTCggtctcttctttttcttcgcCATCTTCGTCGTGATTATGACTGTTTTCATCGCGTTCTTCATGCCAGAAACGAAAGGAGTTCCAATTGAAGAGGTGAATAGAGTATGGAAAGCACATTGGTTTTGGGGTAGGTATGTCTCTGATGAACCTAATATGAATGATGAACACGAGATGGATACAGTTGCTCCTAATCAGGGagcataa